The following coding sequences lie in one bacterium genomic window:
- a CDS encoding homogentisate 1,2-dioxygenase: MPIYHKLGRLPAKRHVAFRQADGSLYYEHLMGNLGFTGLQSLLYTRRRPTTVKSVTPAWTTPREAEPDSSLRMRHLRSHRLATHGGSAVRDRQLLLFNDDVALSLVRPTGADAFFYRNARADEVLYISRGGGVLESQFGNLAYREGDYLVIPRAIIYRLVPGAGEQIHLVIESRGHIRTPHRYRNAHGQLLEHSPFCERDLRLPSELPEHDEVGDYTVITRVGEACHAVLMDHHPLDTVGWDGYYYPWAFSIHDFEPIVGRLHQPPPVHQTFEGDGFVICSFVPRLYDFHPEAVPAPYNHSNVMTDEVLYYCNDEFMSRRGIEFGSLTLHPDGLPHGPQPGRTEDSIGVERTNELAVMIDTFAPLRVARAALACEDGGYGDSWVEEA; the protein is encoded by the coding sequence ATGCCCATCTACCACAAGCTGGGCCGCCTCCCGGCCAAGCGACACGTGGCATTTCGCCAGGCCGACGGCTCGCTGTACTACGAGCACCTGATGGGGAACCTCGGCTTCACGGGCCTCCAGTCGCTGCTGTACACGCGCCGGCGGCCGACGACCGTCAAGTCGGTGACGCCGGCGTGGACGACGCCCCGGGAAGCCGAGCCCGACAGCAGCCTGCGGATGCGACACCTGCGATCGCATCGCCTGGCCACGCACGGCGGCAGTGCCGTCCGTGATCGCCAGCTGCTCCTGTTCAATGACGACGTGGCGCTTTCGCTCGTACGTCCCACCGGGGCCGACGCCTTCTTCTACCGCAACGCGCGCGCCGACGAGGTGCTCTACATTTCTCGCGGCGGCGGCGTGCTCGAGTCGCAGTTCGGGAACCTGGCCTACCGGGAAGGCGACTACCTGGTGATCCCGCGCGCCATCATCTACCGGCTGGTGCCAGGCGCGGGCGAGCAGATCCATCTGGTCATCGAGAGCCGCGGCCACATCCGGACGCCGCACCGCTACCGCAACGCGCATGGCCAGCTTCTCGAGCACAGCCCGTTTTGCGAACGCGACCTGCGCCTGCCCTCCGAACTGCCGGAACACGACGAGGTCGGAGACTATACGGTCATCACGCGCGTGGGCGAGGCCTGCCATGCCGTGTTGATGGACCACCATCCGCTCGACACGGTCGGCTGGGACGGCTACTACTATCCGTGGGCATTCAGCATCCACGACTTCGAGCCGATCGTCGGCCGGCTGCACCAGCCGCCGCCGGTGCACCAGACGTTCGAGGGCGACGGCTTCGTCATCTGCTCGTTCGTGCCGCGCCTGTACGACTTCCACCCCGAGGCCGTGCCGGCGCCCTACAACCATTCGAACGTGATGACGGACGAGGTGCTGTACTACTGCAACGACGAGTTCATGAGCCGGCGCGGCATCGAGTTCGGCTCCCTGACACTGCATCCCGACGGTCTGCCGCACGGCCCGCAGCCGGGCCGCACGGAGGATTCGATCGGGGTCGAGCGCACCAATGAACTGGCCGTGATGATCGACACCTTCGCCCCGCTGCGGGTCGCGCGGGCCGCCCTGGCCTGCGAGGACGGCGGCTACGGCGACTCGTGGGTGGAGGAAGCATGA
- the hppD gene encoding 4-hydroxyphenylpyruvate dioxygenase has translation MTPVLKRIHHVEFAVGNAKQAAFFYRTAFGFDQIAYRGPETGCRDRASYAMRQGDIFLVLTTPLRHDDPLSVWLMMHGDGVCDIAFEVDDATGAYAQSVAAGAVSLRAPAVQTDAAGSVTTAAIRTYGEVAHTFIQRAGYRGFLPGFEKREIKGKPTGLTCIDHIVGNVADRQMDRWVEWYDKTLGLGRFVSYDDKDISTEFSALRSTVVASPDRSIKFPINEPADGRKKSQIQEYIDANLAPGVQHLALKTDDILASIAALRANGVDFLPVPSGYYDRLWDRIGPVAEDRDRIRDLRILVDRDDTGYLLQLFTRPLQDRPTFFIEIIQRCGSESFGKGNFKALFETIEQEQALRGNL, from the coding sequence ATGACCCCGGTGCTCAAACGCATCCATCACGTCGAATTTGCCGTCGGCAATGCCAAGCAGGCTGCTTTCTTCTACCGCACGGCGTTCGGTTTCGACCAGATCGCCTACCGCGGCCCGGAGACCGGCTGTCGCGACCGGGCTTCCTATGCCATGCGCCAAGGCGACATCTTCCTGGTCCTGACCACGCCGCTGCGCCACGACGATCCGCTGTCGGTATGGTTGATGATGCACGGCGACGGTGTCTGCGACATCGCCTTCGAGGTCGATGACGCAACCGGGGCGTACGCGCAGTCCGTGGCCGCCGGCGCCGTCTCCCTGCGCGCACCGGCCGTGCAGACGGACGCCGCCGGCAGCGTCACCACCGCGGCGATCCGCACCTACGGCGAGGTTGCGCACACCTTCATCCAGCGCGCTGGTTATCGCGGTTTCCTGCCCGGATTCGAGAAGCGCGAGATCAAGGGCAAGCCCACGGGGCTGACCTGCATCGACCACATCGTCGGCAACGTAGCCGACCGCCAGATGGATCGCTGGGTGGAGTGGTACGACAAGACGCTCGGACTGGGACGCTTCGTGTCCTACGACGACAAGGACATCTCGACCGAGTTCTCGGCCCTGCGCAGCACCGTCGTGGCGTCGCCCGACCGGTCCATCAAGTTCCCGATCAACGAGCCGGCTGACGGCCGCAAGAAGAGCCAGATCCAGGAGTATATCGACGCCAACCTGGCCCCGGGCGTGCAGCACCTGGCGCTCAAGACCGACGATATCCTCGCCTCGATCGCCGCCCTGCGCGCCAACGGGGTCGATTTCCTGCCCGTTCCGTCCGGATACTACGATCGCCTCTGGGACCGCATCGGACCGGTCGCCGAGGATCGCGACCGGATCCGCGACCTGCGCATCCTCGTCGATCGCGACGACACCGGCTACCTGCTGCAGCTGTTCACGCGCCCGCTGCAGGACCGGCCCACGTTCTTCATCGAGATCATCCAGCGCTGCGGCAGCGAAAGCTTCGGCAAGGGCAATTTCAAGGCCCTGTTCGAGACGATCGAGCAGGAACAGGCGCTGCGCGGCAACCTCTAG
- a CDS encoding response regulator, producing the protein MARTSSPPSAIERRVRLLTGAGIIAGSILGICLLLQERARGREHLDVASQWLSDQAACDAFAANLDARRAHALAAAATGSRHSADDCGDLTASAASLVAILAGPARAAGLESLQRELAAADAAWEMARACPVKPGAAATVTTANTGSPGTGSDVARLLADLRRGLGQRHLSRVAALEDRSQRLLATMGLAALALAALFVAVANRVLRSLRTIEASEERARRRLAQDEERFEQLARLSGDWLWEIDPRGRYTFISGAVEPYSGLAPAACLGRPLAGFLPADARGRWEAALQGLSCEPTAVLEFEAWCRRVDGKDACVRLTARALPGPGPGDAPVGYRGICQDVTERARDRELLQAAKEEAEAANLDLERAAARANEMALAAEAASAAKSSFLATMSHEIRTPMNGVLGMNALLLETELAPQQREYAQVIQTSAENLLLLLNDILDVSKIEAGRLTLESIDFDPRELLDSVLDILAVKAREKGLAIAAMADPNVPGLLRGDPTRLRQVLLNLVGNALKFTAQGEVVITLEPDPAAGSDMFRVEVADTGIGIRREKLTSLFEAFTQVDTSTTRLYGGTGLGLTISRRLAEMMGGCIGVRSEPGNGSVFWFTFAGARAAGTATEAPRQATAARVRAAWHGATAVVALSHPASSQALACGLGTLGIPCRVATTATFDAGAAAGDRAVYVTDDPDLARRLAGGGRTSEHLVLACAAPGAEAVPGTGADSLTLPVRFSQLLDRLDPAGMPLARAARDAGNTAADAELAGLSILLVDDNLINRKVALGHLQRLGCTAASAGDGKEALAAFRRDRHDVILMDCMMPVMDGYEATRRLRRLEGGDRVHIIAMTANALEGDRERCLEAGMDDYVPKPIRKEALLAALQGAARRLEAAEPVTTPA; encoded by the coding sequence TTGGCCCGGACGTCTTCGCCCCCGTCCGCCATCGAACGCCGTGTCAGGCTGCTGACAGGCGCCGGCATCATTGCCGGCTCCATCCTGGGCATCTGTCTCCTGCTCCAGGAACGGGCCCGCGGCCGCGAGCATCTCGACGTGGCCTCGCAATGGCTCTCGGACCAGGCCGCCTGCGATGCCTTTGCCGCGAACCTCGACGCCCGGCGCGCCCACGCGTTGGCGGCCGCCGCAACCGGATCCCGGCATTCAGCCGACGACTGCGGCGACTTGACCGCCAGCGCCGCTTCCCTCGTGGCGATTCTCGCCGGGCCCGCCCGGGCTGCCGGCCTCGAGTCGCTGCAGCGGGAGCTCGCGGCTGCCGATGCCGCCTGGGAAATGGCGAGGGCCTGCCCGGTGAAGCCCGGAGCCGCCGCGACGGTGACCACCGCGAACACAGGAAGCCCGGGCACCGGAAGTGATGTCGCGCGCCTGTTGGCCGACCTCCGCCGCGGGCTGGGACAGCGGCATCTGTCACGCGTGGCCGCCCTTGAGGACCGCTCTCAGCGACTGCTGGCGACAATGGGGCTGGCGGCCTTGGCCCTGGCTGCGCTGTTCGTGGCGGTGGCGAACCGCGTGTTGCGCTCCCTGCGCACGATCGAAGCCAGCGAGGAGCGGGCGCGGCGACGATTGGCGCAGGACGAGGAAAGGTTCGAGCAACTGGCGCGCCTGTCCGGCGACTGGCTGTGGGAGATCGACCCGCGCGGCCGCTACACCTTCATATCCGGCGCCGTGGAGCCCTACAGCGGGCTGGCGCCGGCCGCCTGCCTGGGGCGTCCGCTTGCCGGCTTCCTGCCGGCAGATGCCCGTGGTCGCTGGGAAGCGGCACTGCAGGGTCTTTCGTGCGAACCGACGGCCGTGCTCGAGTTCGAAGCCTGGTGCCGGCGTGTCGACGGCAAGGACGCCTGCGTGCGGCTCACCGCCCGCGCCCTGCCCGGACCCGGTCCGGGGGACGCACCTGTCGGCTACCGGGGCATCTGCCAGGACGTGACCGAACGGGCGCGTGATCGCGAACTGCTGCAGGCAGCCAAGGAGGAAGCGGAGGCGGCGAACCTCGACCTCGAGCGCGCCGCTGCCCGCGCCAACGAGATGGCGCTGGCCGCCGAGGCTGCAAGCGCCGCCAAGAGCTCCTTCCTGGCCACGATGAGCCACGAAATCCGCACGCCGATGAACGGCGTGCTCGGCATGAATGCGTTGCTGCTCGAGACGGAGCTGGCGCCGCAGCAGCGCGAGTATGCGCAGGTGATCCAGACCTCGGCCGAGAACCTGCTCCTGCTGCTGAACGACATCCTGGATGTCTCGAAGATCGAGGCCGGCCGGCTCACCCTCGAGTCGATCGACTTCGACCCGCGGGAACTGCTGGACTCGGTTCTCGACATACTGGCGGTCAAGGCCCGGGAAAAGGGGCTCGCCATCGCCGCAATGGCCGATCCCAACGTACCGGGCCTGCTGCGCGGCGACCCGACGCGCCTGCGCCAGGTGCTGCTCAACCTGGTCGGCAACGCCCTTAAATTCACCGCGCAGGGCGAGGTCGTGATCACCCTGGAACCGGATCCTGCAGCCGGGTCCGACATGTTCCGCGTCGAGGTGGCCGACACCGGCATCGGGATCCGGCGCGAGAAGCTGACGTCGCTGTTCGAGGCCTTCACCCAGGTGGACACTTCAACCACGCGCCTGTACGGCGGCACCGGACTGGGGCTGACCATCTCGCGTCGCCTGGCCGAGATGATGGGCGGATGCATCGGCGTGCGCAGCGAGCCCGGCAACGGCTCCGTGTTCTGGTTCACTTTCGCCGGGGCGCGCGCCGCCGGCACCGCTACGGAAGCTCCCCGCCAGGCGACGGCGGCGCGGGTACGTGCCGCCTGGCACGGGGCAACGGCCGTGGTCGCGTTGTCGCATCCGGCCTCGTCGCAGGCCCTGGCCTGCGGACTCGGCACACTGGGCATCCCGTGCCGGGTGGCGACCACCGCCACGTTCGATGCCGGGGCGGCGGCAGGCGACCGGGCCGTCTACGTCACCGACGATCCCGACCTGGCCCGACGCCTGGCCGGCGGCGGCCGCACCAGCGAGCACCTCGTCCTCGCCTGTGCCGCGCCGGGAGCGGAAGCGGTGCCCGGAACCGGTGCCGACAGCCTGACGCTGCCGGTACGCTTCAGCCAGTTGCTGGACCGTCTCGATCCCGCGGGGATGCCACTTGCGCGCGCCGCACGCGACGCCGGGAACACTGCCGCCGACGCCGAACTGGCCGGATTGTCGATCCTGCTCGTCGACGACAACCTGATCAACCGCAAGGTCGCGCTCGGGCACCTGCAGCGGCTCGGGTGCACGGCGGCGAGCGCCGGCGACGGCAAGGAGGCGCTGGCCGCCTTCCGCAGGGATCGCCACGACGTGATCCTCATGGACTGCATGATGCCGGTCATGGACGGCTACGAGGCAACCCGCCGGCTGCGCCGGCTCGAGGGCGGCGATCGCGTGCACATCATCGCGATGACGGCCAACGCGCTCGAGGGCGATCGCGAGCGCTGCCTCGAGGCGGGCATGGACGACTATGTGCCCAAGCCGATCCGCAAGGAAGCGCTGCTGGCGGCGCTGCAGGGCGCAGCGCGCCGCCTCGAGGCCGCCGAGCCGGTCACGACACCGGCCTGA
- a CDS encoding MFS transporter, whose protein sequence is MLRPLREEMGLAAGVENLPRMYLGTLAGTIILAPCFGWLVRRYRREKFLPIVYRFFALNLLGFQLALRLCDPDQVVALGRVFYIWLSVFNMLAVSLFWSFMADGFGYQRSRRLFGLIAIGGTAGAILGSGLTAALVGRIGRAWLMVISAVLLELGVRLIARLARRFDAAGYRAAEPPAPPLTSGDGRGILAGVTLTFRSPYLLAVAGYLFLYSLTSTFLYFEQAHIVDAQALTREGKAALFAQIDLWTNILTIVCEILLTGRLLRWLGTGRVLALLPVGTAAGFAALAAAPGLAVLVVVQVLRRAANYALARPARETLFTTVDNDVRYKAKSFIDTFIYRGGDALGAGTVEALGVAGLGLAPLAAIGVPTAGLWTWMALYLGRRQRRAVAAIEGPAPEPADSPA, encoded by the coding sequence GTGCTGCGCCCGCTGCGCGAAGAGATGGGCCTGGCCGCGGGCGTCGAGAACCTGCCCCGCATGTACCTGGGCACGCTTGCCGGCACCATCATCCTGGCCCCGTGCTTCGGCTGGCTGGTCCGGCGCTACCGACGCGAGAAGTTCCTGCCGATCGTCTACCGCTTCTTCGCGCTGAACCTGCTCGGATTCCAGCTGGCGCTGCGACTCTGCGATCCCGACCAGGTCGTGGCGCTGGGCCGCGTGTTCTACATCTGGCTCAGCGTCTTCAACATGCTGGCCGTGTCGCTGTTCTGGTCGTTCATGGCCGACGGCTTCGGCTACCAGCGCAGCCGGCGACTGTTCGGCCTGATCGCGATCGGCGGCACAGCAGGGGCCATCCTCGGCAGCGGCCTGACGGCGGCACTGGTCGGCCGCATCGGCCGCGCCTGGCTGATGGTCATCTCAGCGGTGCTCCTCGAACTGGGCGTGCGCCTGATCGCGCGCCTGGCGCGCCGCTTCGACGCGGCCGGCTACCGCGCCGCCGAACCGCCGGCACCGCCGCTGACCAGCGGGGACGGCCGGGGCATCCTGGCCGGCGTCACCCTGACCTTCCGCTCACCGTACCTGCTGGCCGTGGCCGGCTACCTGTTCCTCTACAGCCTGACCTCGACCTTCCTCTACTTCGAGCAGGCGCACATCGTCGATGCGCAGGCGCTGACGCGCGAAGGAAAGGCCGCCTTGTTCGCGCAGATCGACCTGTGGACGAACATCCTGACGATCGTCTGCGAGATCCTGCTGACGGGACGCCTGCTGCGCTGGCTGGGTACCGGCAGGGTGCTCGCCCTGCTGCCCGTGGGAACCGCGGCCGGCTTTGCGGCACTCGCGGCGGCGCCCGGCCTGGCGGTGCTGGTGGTGGTGCAGGTGCTGCGGCGCGCGGCGAACTACGCGCTGGCGCGCCCGGCGCGCGAGACGCTGTTCACGACCGTGGACAACGACGTGCGCTACAAGGCCAAGAGCTTCATCGACACGTTCATCTACCGGGGCGGCGACGCGCTGGGCGCCGGCACGGTCGAGGCCCTGGGCGTGGCCGGCCTGGGGCTGGCGCCGCTGGCGGCCATCGGTGTGCCCACGGCGGGGCTCTGGACCTGGATGGCGCTGTATCTGGGACGGCGGCAGCGACGAGCCGTAGCTGCGATCGAGGGCCCGGCCCCGGAACCCGCCGACAGTCCGGCCTAG
- a CDS encoding arginine deiminase: MGEKLSFAVDSEVGRLEAVIVHRPGREMANMTPDAVEKALYSDILNLAVASQEYDELLGVLQRRARVLEVGDLLADILADEVVREPLVRRLCSAEGAASIGDELLASPPAELARVLVEGLPLRKDNLSRFLSRERYSLPPLHNFFFTRDSGMVIGRDALVGNMASPVRGREARLMEAIFRYHPGFDARAVNLRRYGVDLAGIAIEGGDVLVAAPGVLVVGMGARTTRQAIDLLIEHFRREGATQHIVVQELPLSPESFIHLDMVFTMLDRNCCLAFEPVIMQRHHYDTVHIHIEGGRVVSITEQDNLPAALAGLGLELEVLSCGGRGDEWVQEREQWHSGANFFALGPGQVMGYGRNEATIEELAGAGFTVVPGASVVSGEIDLDRIGKCVVTIGGSELARGGGGCRCMTLPVRRTPL, translated from the coding sequence ATGGGCGAGAAGCTTTCCTTTGCCGTCGATTCCGAGGTGGGCAGGCTGGAAGCGGTGATCGTGCACCGGCCAGGCCGCGAAATGGCCAATATGACCCCGGATGCGGTCGAAAAGGCCCTTTACAGCGATATCCTGAACCTCGCGGTGGCCAGCCAGGAGTACGACGAGCTGCTGGGGGTGCTGCAGCGCCGCGCCCGGGTCCTGGAAGTGGGCGACCTGCTGGCGGACATCCTGGCGGACGAGGTGGTGCGCGAGCCGCTGGTCCGCCGGCTCTGCTCGGCTGAGGGTGCGGCCTCGATCGGCGACGAGTTGCTGGCCTCGCCGCCCGCCGAACTGGCGCGCGTCCTCGTCGAGGGGCTGCCTTTGCGCAAGGACAACCTCTCCCGGTTCCTCAGTCGTGAGCGCTACTCGTTGCCGCCCCTGCACAATTTCTTCTTCACGCGCGACAGCGGCATGGTGATCGGCCGCGACGCGCTCGTGGGCAACATGGCCAGCCCGGTGCGCGGTCGCGAAGCGCGCCTGATGGAGGCCATCTTCCGCTATCACCCCGGGTTCGATGCCCGCGCGGTCAACCTGCGCCGGTACGGCGTGGACCTGGCCGGTATCGCCATCGAGGGCGGCGATGTCCTCGTGGCGGCGCCCGGCGTGCTCGTAGTGGGGATGGGGGCGCGCACGACACGGCAGGCGATCGACCTGTTGATCGAGCACTTCCGGCGCGAGGGAGCGACCCAGCACATCGTCGTGCAGGAATTGCCGCTGTCTCCGGAGTCGTTCATCCACCTCGACATGGTCTTCACGATGCTCGACCGGAACTGCTGCCTGGCCTTCGAGCCGGTGATCATGCAGCGACACCACTACGACACGGTGCACATCCACATCGAGGGTGGGCGCGTGGTCTCCATCACCGAGCAGGACAACCTGCCGGCGGCCCTGGCCGGGCTGGGCCTCGAGCTCGAGGTCCTTTCCTGTGGCGGGCGCGGCGACGAGTGGGTGCAGGAGCGCGAGCAGTGGCACAGCGGCGCCAACTTCTTCGCGCTGGGCCCCGGCCAGGTCATGGGCTACGGGCGCAACGAGGCGACGATCGAGGAGCTGGCGGGAGCCGGTTTCACGGTGGTGCCCGGCGCGTCGGTGGTGTCGGGCGAGATCGACCTCGACCGGATCGGCAAGTGCGTGGTCACCATCGGCGGCTCCGAACTGGCGCGGGGCGGCGGCGGTTGCCGCTGCATGACGCTGCCGGTGCGGCGTACGCCGCTCTAG
- a CDS encoding PilZ domain-containing protein: MADNRHRPRKNTPHNVKVVDEESGRVMGRVVDITADGMMLVTNGEITPGRQFQVRITLPVMVQHRSDVTVEARAVWCNQDTNPSFYKVGFKFLNLVGEEGYLLEDVMHRLNLVG; encoded by the coding sequence ATGGCAGACAACAGGCATCGTCCGCGAAAGAACACGCCGCACAACGTCAAGGTTGTCGACGAGGAGTCGGGACGCGTCATGGGTCGTGTCGTCGACATCACGGCGGACGGCATGATGCTCGTCACGAACGGTGAGATTACGCCGGGCCGGCAGTTCCAGGTCCGGATCACATTGCCGGTGATGGTCCAGCACCGGTCGGACGTCACGGTGGAAGCACGCGCCGTCTGGTGCAACCAGGACACGAACCCGTCCTTCTACAAGGTCGGCTTCAAGTTCCTGAACCTCGTCGGCGAAGAGGGCTACCTGCTCGAGGACGTCATGCATCGCCTGAACCTGGTGGGCTGA
- a CDS encoding response regulator — protein sequence MTRIHLAHPSVIGTLRFRDNCLTMIDLTKEMGAGEPTVMSDVEDGKPASGEGTATRLVLVMEFNQLKTAFLVDGVHRIHRVSWESINPMSPYLSSSESKFTGSLQIEGREILLVDMEKIVTEILPRGQFQHSVTQTTDGELAQARGARTILLAEDSAVLRKHVADELRKGGYTSLLTFANGRECYDEIAKMTAAADAAGREVRDDIAALISDIEMPAMDGLALCRWVKQTRQTQGLPVIMFSSLINEQIAGKCEAVGADAYISKPQFTKLVDLLDQHTGILETVGA from the coding sequence GTGACGCGCATCCACCTGGCCCATCCCTCGGTGATCGGCACGCTTCGGTTCCGCGACAACTGCCTGACGATGATCGACCTGACCAAGGAAATGGGCGCAGGCGAACCGACGGTCATGTCCGATGTCGAGGACGGCAAGCCCGCCAGCGGCGAGGGCACCGCCACGCGGCTGGTCCTGGTGATGGAGTTCAACCAGCTCAAGACTGCCTTCCTGGTCGACGGCGTGCATCGCATCCACCGCGTGTCCTGGGAATCGATCAACCCGATGAGCCCGTACCTCAGCTCTTCGGAGAGCAAGTTCACCGGCTCCCTGCAGATCGAGGGCCGCGAGATCCTGCTCGTGGACATGGAGAAGATCGTCACCGAGATCCTGCCGCGCGGGCAGTTCCAGCATTCGGTCACGCAGACCACCGATGGCGAACTGGCGCAGGCGCGCGGGGCGCGGACGATCCTGCTGGCCGAGGATTCGGCCGTACTGCGCAAGCACGTGGCCGACGAACTGCGCAAGGGCGGCTACACGTCGCTGCTCACCTTCGCCAACGGCCGCGAATGCTACGACGAGATCGCGAAGATGACCGCCGCCGCCGACGCTGCCGGGCGCGAGGTGCGCGACGACATCGCGGCCCTGATCAGCGACATCGAGATGCCGGCCATGGACGGCCTGGCCCTCTGCCGCTGGGTCAAGCAGACGCGCCAGACGCAGGGCCTGCCGGTCATCATGTTCAGCTCCCTGATCAACGAGCAGATCGCCGGCAAGTGCGAGGCCGTGGGCGCCGACGCCTACATCAGCAAGCCCCAGTTCACGAAGCTGGTGGACCTGCTCGACCAGCACACCGGCATCCTGGAGACCGTCGGCGCCTGA
- a CDS encoding S41 family peptidase encodes MSADRDGKRLYSNRLWGSAAASGLALAVLLLVVPVARAQDDPAQRRQEFYDNLKILGDVYERVINNYVDEVDPHEVMKAAVEGMLSDLDEHSNYLPPVNYEDLMTSTEGEFGGLGISIQVRDHYPTVVSPIEGTPAYYMGVQGGDQIIAIEGESTRDFSSSDAVKRLRGAPGTAVNLTIQRPGTEKPLPLTITRDIIKLESVPYAFMIDDIGYIGVQNFARTTSDEVRTALDKLTAQGMRGLILDLRFNPGGLLDAAQQVSELFLPKDKLIVFTKGRLRSQNHSFYSQARGQVYDKVPMIVLINGSSASASEIVAAAIQDHDAGLVTGQPSFGKGSVQTVFRLDEDEALKLTTARYYTPSGRSIHKDRSRHPEVEGMEGEGDEAEAAPPMTLEKEPADKEMDRGQLEKFYTDAGRVVYGGGGIRPDIEIDQDFLSDLEAAVERDGALFSFAVDYAASHPQIPADFKVTDEVFRQFAGHLKGREKIGEYLGVFKLTMSDSLVNANAEFLKRGIRREIARRQHGQEAAYRVAIEADTQLHHALDLFRKGRTLPELLALAAEWNKAELAKAAAAVKEPVRN; translated from the coding sequence ATGAGCGCTGACCGCGACGGCAAGAGGTTGTACAGCAACAGGTTGTGGGGCAGCGCGGCTGCGTCAGGCTTGGCCCTGGCGGTTCTGCTGCTGGTCGTGCCGGTCGCCCGTGCCCAGGACGATCCTGCCCAGCGGCGGCAGGAGTTCTACGACAATCTCAAGATCCTGGGCGACGTCTACGAACGGGTCATCAACAATTACGTCGACGAAGTGGACCCGCACGAGGTGATGAAGGCGGCCGTCGAGGGCATGCTGTCGGACCTGGACGAGCATTCGAACTACCTGCCGCCGGTCAACTACGAGGACCTGATGACGTCCACCGAGGGCGAGTTCGGCGGGCTCGGCATCAGCATCCAGGTGCGGGACCATTACCCGACCGTGGTCTCTCCGATCGAGGGCACGCCCGCCTACTACATGGGTGTGCAGGGCGGGGACCAGATCATCGCCATCGAGGGCGAGAGCACGCGCGACTTCTCGAGCAGCGACGCGGTGAAGCGCCTGCGCGGTGCGCCGGGCACGGCGGTCAACCTGACCATCCAGCGCCCCGGCACGGAGAAGCCGTTGCCGCTGACGATCACGCGCGACATCATCAAGCTCGAAAGCGTGCCGTACGCCTTCATGATCGACGACATCGGCTACATCGGCGTGCAGAACTTCGCTCGCACGACCTCCGACGAGGTGCGCACGGCGCTCGACAAGCTCACCGCGCAGGGTATGCGCGGACTGATTCTCGACCTGCGCTTCAACCCGGGCGGCCTGCTCGACGCCGCGCAGCAGGTCAGTGAACTGTTCCTGCCCAAGGACAAGCTGATCGTCTTCACGAAGGGCCGCCTGCGCTCGCAGAACCACTCGTTCTACTCGCAGGCGCGCGGCCAGGTCTATGACAAGGTGCCGATGATCGTGCTGATCAACGGCTCGTCGGCCTCGGCCAGCGAGATCGTCGCTGCCGCCATCCAGGACCATGATGCCGGCCTGGTCACGGGACAGCCCTCGTTCGGCAAGGGTTCGGTGCAGACGGTCTTCCGCCTGGACGAGGACGAGGCCCTGAAGCTCACGACGGCTCGCTACTACACGCCCAGCGGCCGCTCGATCCACAAGGACCGCAGCCGTCATCCCGAAGTCGAGGGCATGGAAGGCGAAGGCGACGAGGCCGAGGCTGCCCCGCCGATGACCCTGGAGAAGGAGCCGGCCGACAAGGAAATGGACCGCGGGCAGCTCGAGAAGTTCTACACCGACGCGGGTCGCGTGGTGTACGGGGGCGGCGGTATCCGGCCCGACATCGAGATCGACCAGGACTTCCTGAGCGACTTGGAGGCGGCGGTCGAGCGTGACGGTGCGCTGTTCAGCTTCGCGGTGGACTACGCGGCCTCGCACCCGCAGATCCCGGCGGACTTCAAGGTGACCGACGAGGTATTCCGTCAGTTCGCGGGCCACCTCAAGGGCCGTGAGAAGATCGGCGAGTATCTCGGCGTGTTCAAGCTGACCATGTCCGATTCGCTGGTCAATGCGAACGCCGAGTTCCTCAAGCGCGGCATCCGGCGCGAGATCGCCCGGCGCCAGCACGGCCAGGAAGCGGCCTACCGCGTGGCCATCGAGGCCGACACGCAACTGCACCACGCGCTGGACCTCTTCCGCAAGGGGCGCACGCTGCCTGAACTGCTGGCGCTGGCTGCCGAATGGAACAAGGCCGAACTGGCCAAGGCGGCCGCGGCGGTCAAGGAACCGGTCCGCAACTGA